The Bubalus bubalis isolate 160015118507 breed Murrah chromosome 2, NDDB_SH_1, whole genome shotgun sequence genome includes the window CGGGAAGTCATCGTTTTCTGGGAAAACCCCAGCTGGGTTCTGCTGGTCTCTCTTCTCTGGTTTCCTGCTCTGTGCTGGCAGCAAGAACAACAGCTTTTGGCGGAGCATGGGAGGCAGGGAATTGTAAGGAAttcacaaagatcatggcattttatCCTTAACATCTTGGTATAAGGCCTTATCCTCACTTTAAGACAAGGAGACCAGAACTCGGGTGTTAGATAAACTCTTCAGTGCAAAAGAGTCACGGCTGCCATGCGTAGTTAGGTCCTTccatggaggaggaggggaagggctgCCCCCCTAGAAGTCTAACTCTGCTATTAAACAGCATGTTATGAGCTGAGAATTGCAAAGGAGGGCAAGTACCATCTCCTATTAGACACTCTGAAGACACGGTTATCAGTGTTGCTTGCAGTGAAGATGAGTGAATCATCttcaaatgaaaatgaatcaCCTCTGGAGAAATCCTTCCCCCGTGAAATTTCTATGAAGTAATtccttatccccattttgcagagaagaagaccaaggctcagaaaggttaaggaaCTGGTCTGAGGACACAGCCAGTCACCGTTAAAGCCGGAGTTTTAACCCACGTCTGGAACTCTAAAGTCGTGTGCACGATCACTCCAGAAGACGATCAGTGTGCATGCTGGGCCGTGCACACCAGTGCCTCCCAGCGGCTCCTGCTACCGGCCTGCTGGGCACAGCCCTTGACAAACCACAATGTGGGCAGAGAGTGTTTTGTTTGTCCTGCCATATCAACGTCCACAAGCCTGCTTCATCTCCTGTGTTACTCTTTGGCTAGCCAAAGAAGGAAGTTAGCCCCTGACTGCATACATCCAAGGGGTAATATTTAGCTTGCAGAAAAAccctaatgaactttttggccaatccagtggTTTAAAATCCTTTGTCCAGTCAAAACTGCCAGTCTCTACTGTTACCCCCCACAACCTCTTCACCAGAAAATTCTCTCATCTCTGTCTGTAAAACAAATGCAGAAATTGACAACTCCTTACTACTTCCATCACTACCAGTTTGGTCCAAGCTGCCATCATCTCACACCTGGATTAATACAATTGTctcttttccaggcaggaattctggagtgggttgccatttcctactccaggggatcattccaacccagggataggaacccacatctcttgcatctcctgcattggtaggtggattcttaaccactagcaccacctgggaaaagcCCTACCTATTACGGTACTGTTTCCTTTTTTACTATGAGTTTTTCAGATAGAGCTGCTTGTAAACCCCACTCACCGTGTGACTGTCCTGAAATGCTTCTGACAAGGACTTTGGCCCAGGAGTGATAGTTACCCAATAATGCCATGAGAATAACGTCAGTAATCACAAGCATGTTGACAGctgtgtggcaggcactgtgTCCCAGGCCATTCACTTGCATTCTTCAACTTCCAGCAGTCTTACAAGGTGGCCATTTAACCTCTATTTTCCAGAAGAAAAGACCGACGTTCCTAGGGGAAAGAAtgccttgcccaaggccacattgCCTTCAAGTAGAGTTGGAATTTTCACCAGAATTGTCTGAAAGGTCATACAGTTTTACTACCTTAGGCTAACTTCTTACTTAAAATCGTTCAAATTAAAGACGAGGACAATAACTGTGTTCATCTCTTTTCTAACCTCCCGTGTGTGCAGGACGCAGTGGCGGCGTTCCGTGTAATTATTCAGGTCTTACAAGGACCCACTGAAGAAGTAAAGATCATTACTCACACTTTACAGGGCGTGATGGTTAATTTCTGGGGTCAGCATGGCTAGGCTCTGGTGCCCAGTTTCTCGATCAAACCTAGtttagatgttgctgtgaaagggTTTGTAGATGGGATTGACCGAAGGTGTAATTGAATCAATCCACTTTGCCTAACAGAGATCACCCTTCACGTTGTGGGTGGGCCGCATCTGATCAGTTGGAGACTCTAAGAGTGAAGACTGAAGTTTCTAGAAGCACTCCTGCCTCAAGAAAGCAGCATAGAAACCCTGCTGAGCTTCCTACTTGTTGGTAGGAATTCAAACTTAAGACTCCTATTCAACTTTTACCTGAATTTCATATCAACTCTCACCAGGATCTTCACCCTGACAGTCTAACCTACAGATTGCAGAGTTGCCAGCCTCCAAAATCACGGTAGCAAAAAATTCCATAAAATGAGTCAGTCTCTCTTGATATTGATCTatcaagagagacagaaaagagagacCGTATAGGCTCTGTTTCTTGggagaaccctgactgatacacaGAGTAAATGAAAACTAAAGATTTTAAGATCCATCCTATATGgacctgagagttggactgtgaagaaagctgagcacggaagaattgatgcttttgaactgtggtgttggagaagactcttgagagtctcttggactgcaaggagatccaaccagcccatcctaaaggagatcagacctgggtgttcattggaaggactgatgttgaagctgaaactccaatatttcggccacctcttgcaaagtgttgactcattggaaaagaccctcatgctaggaaggattgggggcaggaggaaaaggggatgacagaggatgagatggctggatggcatcatcgactcaatggacatgagtttcagtaaactccgggagttggtgatggacagggaggcctggcgtgctgtgattcatgaggtagcaaagagtcggacacgactgagcaactgaactgaactgaactgaaagattttaaCAATCTGTCCCAAAGAACACAGCTGATGAGGGCCGGGGATGGGATTTAAACCCGGATCTGTCTGTTCCCTGCTGCCCAGCTCTGAACAAGTCCAGCCAGAGGGGTAATGAGGAGCCAGGACAACCATCTCTGGCCATGTGCTTTCAAGGACCACAGAAGCTGGGCACTGACCTTAGCTAGTGGTGAGAATGGCTCTTCTGGACACGAATTCAAATAAGTAACACAAATCAGACTTGTGACATGTACATGCTGTTCATGTACCACCTTCCCATTGTCACCAAAGCAAAGTGGAAAGGCTTCTTCCTAATTCTCCCACCGATTCACCCTCCAGGGAAAGACTTGACCAttattttcctttcaagaagGCTCTCAAAGCAGGACCCAAACAAAATAAACTGTTGGAGGTTTGTACTGATGGAGTTCGAATCAGAACGGTCTCCTCCCGTTGTCACAGGGATTTGGGCAGCTGTGATGCATTCGCCCCTTTCCTGCCAGGCACCCACTGGCCTGTGAGGGAAACTAACTCTTGACCCCACCTTCTTGCCCTCTTTGCCGGAATGGCCACTGTCCTCTGATGACCCAGTTTTTCCACGCGGTGGTCAGCTTGGCCACTCCCAAGCTTTCCAGCCCATGGGAGGCTcagtggggtggagggggaaagCGTAGCAGAAGCCCCAAGTTCAGAGTCAGGCTCAGCCCCCTGTGTCATCACAGATGTCAGCAGGGCTCCTGACACATAtggaaaataaattcttccaGAATTAAAAACAGCTGAGAATAGGTCTAATGAGCCTTTAAGCGCCCTTGGGGACAATTCTTTCCCAAGTTACTCATTTTGATCCGAGGAGAGGGGGTGAGCCAGGATTCGTGGGGGTGCCCAGACTCGAGGGTGGAAGACAGTTTCTCAGGAATTATAAGGGGGAGAAATGTAAATGACCACATTTTTCTCAAAGCAAGGTTAGAACTGGGGCAGGATCGAACTTGTCCAAGCATTCTGCCCTGTAACGGCTTTCGAGATGTAAGGAGACTGTCGTAGGTTGTGGAGAATGGATGCTGGGGGCGGAGGGAGGCACATGCATGCTTCAGGGGAGTACCCCTCCCTGCACTCTCGGGGCTCTAGGAAACCAGCGGTCAGAGGTCCCATCTATATCCACACAAAGGTAGGGGACCAGGGTCCGAATGCTCCTGGATTCATGAGAACATCTGCCTCAATGATCGATCCAGACCGGCAGGAAATCTGTTTAGTTAGCTAATTATAATTGTTCATCTGGATCGCATCCTAGACTAAGACTGAGACCATGATGGTGGCTCCATGGCTACCCCAGACCAGCTCATCTCCATGTTGATGAAtgatgggtttttttgtttgtttgttttactgcaTAGCCAGTCTCGGTGGCTGGGATTTTACTGAAGACATGTGGggttctggaaaattctgagattGAACCACTAATGCCTAGGGAGCAGGTTAACCCAGGAAGGGAAGATGAAGGAAGGAGTTTGCCAAGAAGTaattcctaggtgactcagtggtagagtccacctgcgatgcaggagacgcaggagacacgggtttgatccccgggtcaggaagatccactggaggagcaaatggcaacctgctccagtttcttgcctgggaaaccctatggacagaggagcctggtggcctacgtccatggggtagcaaagagtcggatacgactgagcgcacacacacacaaacctataaagtgcatgtgtgcctgtgtgtgtgtctatttgtctctctctctctctcagctagGCTCCTCTGATTCCCAGTGTTGCTCAAGTTTACACAGTAAGTGCAAGAACCAGAACTCTGCTCTTCTTGCCAGGAAAGCAACCCCGTAACAGAATCGTGTGTGCACACCCATACCTTGTCCCAAATGCTCTAGAATGTTATCACATCAGAGGATCAGTGGATGCCGCAATTCACGAAAGAACACTTACGCTTATTCTCTTTATGGACACAGAGAACCTGGGGTCAGTTTTCCACTTAGCGGAAGGTTAAAGCTGTCAATATTTAAGCTCCCCTAACAGAGTGTTAAACTTAAGCCAGCTGGCACCTTAGCAACTCGGGGCTCGTGCTGCCGATGTGGCTGCAGGACCAGATGCCCCAACAGCCATGCTGAGATGGTCTGAAAGTCAGGCTGCACCCCCTACACCTCTGAGTGTACCCCTCATTATTCACCGGTTCTAAATTTGCACATTTGTCTACTTTCTAAAATTTGTAATCCCCAAATCAGTATTTGTGGTCCTTGGCGCACATGTGCagagctacaaaaaaaaaaaaaataagcctgaGTCACCAGACTTGTAGGTTCCCAGCTGAAGTCTAACAAGatgatgctctgccttcttttttaaaaattataattttatgtgtttattaagtTACTTTCGGCTGTGCTTGGGGTTTCTCTGGATGTAGAGTGGAAGCTACTCCCTAGTtgtgtggtgctcgggcttctcattgcaggggcttctcttgctgtggaacatgggctctgcagcacaggctcagtagctacaGCAGAGtgcccgggcttagttgctccatggcctgtggaactttcctggaccagggatcgaactggtgcccctgcatcagcaggcagactcttatccactggaccaccagggaagcccaatgctctGCCTTCTTGATTCTGTTCTGAAACAGATGAGCTGGATATGGAGACAGGACGGGGGCTCCATGCGTGCAAAGAAGTCCAGCTCTGGGGCCAATTGGATAGGACTTGAATTCCAACCCAGGCTGCCATCAGTGGGGGGGCCTCAGACAAGTCATCTCATACAATCGAACTTCTTTGGGTGGGTTTCTAACCCTGACAGCCACGTGATTCCTAAGACCCTCACCAACTGGACTGGGACTCacattccttctccagaaaatcttcctgacccagggattgaacttgggtctcctggattgcaggtggattctttaccatctgaaccaccatggaaaacTCCAAATTACAAGAGAAGgactaaaataaaaagacttgATTTTTGATGTGTGTGCCTAGGACATTGggaaaatttttattcttaagaCATATCTAATTCTGCAATGAATAATAGAAGCGATGCATCTCACTGCCTTCATATGCTCTCCAGGCTCCTTAGCAGTTGCTGCCAGAACATTCCAAAGAATTACCAAGAGTACCCCGGGTTCCAGACCTTGCTTGCTTTTCTTCCACCTGATCTAATTTATCTCTTGTCCCATTTTTTCAAAACCTCTGTTAGATGTCTTCGTTttcaatggcttttttttttggccccagacccaacatgtaggatcttagttccctgagtagggcttgaacctgagcccctgcagtggaagcactgagtgctaaccactagactgccagggaagtcccccagtgaCTTAATGAGATGTATGGAAGTTATAAAACAGCATAGCAAAACAATTTGCTATATATCAGCAAAACAATTTGCTTCCTCCTGAGACATTCGTAAATGTCCTTGTGGAGACTGTGGTGGGGTTGGGATTTTGAGATCTGGCAGGTTTTTTCAGCAATGCTCAAACACCACGTTGAGCACTTCTAATGTCTTCAAAGATAGGTTCTTCCTTCTGAGTTGCCCCCAGTCTAGTGGGGAATAAAACGCTGTAATGGCAAGAATTCTCCCTCCTGTCAAGCAAGAGATAGTCCACCAGGCCGAGCAATGTGCCACACGGCCTCTGAGTGGCAGCACCACATTTTGCCAAAGTTAGGGTCACGCTGGAGTCAGGCAAAGTGTCGTTCTCTGAATTTCCAGTTCACTCGAGTCTCAGGTGAGACTCTCCAAGTGACTGTGTGCAGAAAAGACCAACAGAACAATCGATTTTAGTGGATTCTCTGTGTTTACAGTCTGTAAACAAATGGCTATGCTCCAACGGCCTTGTAttcatggacactgaaatttgaatttcacgtgccatgaaatattttttctttcttccaatttTCTTTCAGCCATTCAAAACTGCACACAGtggaagtcatggcaacccactccagtattcttgtctggagaatcccttggacagaggagcctggtgggctacggtccacaggatcccaaagagtcgaacacgactaaagcaacttagcatgcgtgcacggTGTGGAAGAACTAAGTTCTCATCTACCATGGAAGAAAGTCAATATACAATGCCTAAAATTAGTAAATCAAGATATAGCAGtagaggatattttttaaaatgcacacaaactgtgaaaaaacatatggcagggacttctctggcagtccagtggttaagactctgtgctttcaaaaatgaagactcCGCCCTTCTGCCTTTTTAATGTGGgtggcacgggttcgatccctggtcggggaactaagattccacatgctattcGGCCCAAAGAAAATGACAGGTggagtgccccccaccccgccaggaTGCCCATTGTAGTTTTGCCCACCCCTGGTGTAGAGGGAAGAAGAGCGACCAGACTTAATTTTATGATGCATGTCTACTATGAACTAGGTGCCAAAAACACCATGATCAGTGGACAGAAAGCACCTTCCATGGGCTGGTGGTGGGCCAAACAGACAGAGAGTGGGGCGCCGGCCCTAGTGGAGCAGGAAGGGCTCCTAACCTGAACGTGGGAGCAGGGAAGGGTGCCACACAAGGGCCTGGTGGACAGGAGGGTCTCATCAAGTAAACGTGTGGGAAGAGAATATTCCAGGTAGAATGTTCTCCACCCTGCTAGAGTCGAAACCTTGCTAGAGTCAGGCAAGTAGGCTTCAGTCTCCTCCTGTGGGTATAATGCCCATGCTCACCTCCCAGACCACCAGTGAGAAAGTGGAGCCAAGAGTGtgatagagggacttccctagcagtccagtggttaagactacacgcttccactgtagggggcccgggttcgatccttggccagggaactaagattccgcatgccactcggtacagccaaaaaaaaaaagtgtgatgaAACATCAATGATGGTTCATTTTCAAGGCGCTGCATTTGCAACTTGAGTGAGCTGGTCTGAATGATCTGCACGATTCCATCCAATCCTGCATTTCAATGAAttcttgatttttatctttaggTAGAGGGATACACTCCTGTTGAGAAATTCTGGGTGCCGTCAAGATTAGTATCAGTAAGTGCCGGCGGTGACCCACCTCATGACAAGTGAACGGGCCCCAAACTGAAGAAATAAGCTGTCCCCTGAGCTTAAAGATGACATCAGTCACGATGACGAGGTCTCCCTCTGGCAGCGGGTAAAAGGGCTGTAGGAAGGACTAACGTTCaacctcctcctccctgccctcccagaaCACCCTGAGTTGGCAGCCGTGACAGACGGGCAGGGTCTTAACTTGAGGTTGAGCTGGACCAAGGCAACACCACCACGCAGTTCTTGCTCCGTTGGCCGCGGTGCCTCATGTTCTTGGATCCACTCAGTCCCTTCATTGTAAAAGAAGAACTTCAAGCTTGGGGTTGACCCCTTGACCCTTAAGTGAGAGGCAGTATTTCTCTTCTTGCTCCAAATAAGAAGCAGGAGTTGATTCTCCAACAGTCAGAGGATGAAGCTGCGGCTGACTTTGTTATGATACAGAGTGACGAGCGCAGGAGAGGTGGTGGCAAGCATGACGCTGAAGATGTTCAAGTTTGTCGTGGGATTTATGGCCATTTCTGTAACTCTTTCGTTCCTGTATAGCAACAATTTCAACTTGCCGAAACATCTGCTAGTGGGGAAAATCGCAGACTCTTCAGTGCTTGCAGAGGCCTGTGACATGGTTGTAGCAGGAAAGAAAATCTTGGGTGAAAATATACCAATGACGCCACTGAAAGACATAACTTGCCAACAATACCTGACCCAGAATCACTACATAATGAAACCTCTGTCCAAAGAAGAAGCTGAGTTCCCTCTGGCATATGTCATGGTCATCCACAAAGACTTGGATACATTCCAGAGGCTCTTCAGGGCTGTCTACATGCCTCAGAACGTCTACTGTGTTCACGTGGATGAGAAAGCGACGGCTAAATTTAAAGATGCAGTGGAGCAATTACTGAGCTGCTTCCCAAACGCCTTTCTGGCTTCCAAGATGGAGTCTGTGGTCTACGCAGGAATTTCCAGGCTCCAGGCTGACCTGAACTGCCTGCAAGACCTCATAGACTCGGAGGTCCCGTGGAAATACACCATCAACACTTGTGGGCAAGATTTCCCCCTGAAAACCAACCGGGAGATCATCCAGCATCTCAAAGGATTTAAAGGGAAAAACATCACCCCCGGGGTGCTGCCTCCTCCTCACATTATCAGAAGGACTAAATACAGGCACCTGGAGCAGAGATacagtttgttttcctttatgcTGTGGACTTGGATTAGAAAAATGCCTCCTCCCCATAATCTCACCATTTACTTTGGTTCCGCCTACGTAGCGCTTACAAGAGAATTTGTTAATTTTGTTCTCCGAGACCAGAGGGCTCTTGACTTACTTGAGTGGTCGAGGGACACGTACTCTCCTGATGAGCATTTCTGGGTGACGCTGAACAGGATTCCAGGTATGTGGGACTTGATTCTACATAAAGTCTGGAAGCATTGTgcgtgtatgtgcgtgtgtgtgtgcaagtatTTTACACTTTGAAACTGTCCTTAATTGTATTACGTATATtcacctttgggcttccctggtggctccacgGTAAAGAATtctcgcctgcaatgcaggagacgcaggtttgatccctgggtcaggaagatcccctggaggagggtatgagaatccactccaatattcttgcctggaaaatcccatggacagagaagcctggtgggctacagtccatagggtcacaaagagttggacacaactgaagtgactatgCACACACGCATATTCACCTGTGTTTCCAGCTTTATGGACACCCTGTaaattttcatgtgtctgttgcaATGGAATTCATACAACAGAAGTTAATCGTCTTACATATCAATAAATATACTGTTTGCTTAGAGAAGGTGCCTGCCTATCAAATTTTGACATGGTCATTAAGTCTTTgatatgaaaagtgaaactggttttttttaatcaattatagTATGTTTTCTGTGAAAATCTctcaatcacgtccaactctttgcaatcccatgggctgaatggtccatggagttctccaggccagaatactggagtgggtagcctttccctactccaggggatcttcccaacccagggatcaaacccaggtctcccacatcgcaggcagattctttaccagctgagccacaagagaagcccaagaatactggagtggtagcctatcccttctccagcagatctttcctacccaggaattgaaacaggttctcctgcattgcaggtggattcttccagTTATTTGTGATGTGGGTTATTCATTATGGTTTCATTTTACGTGAATTTGAATTGCTCAAGTTGAAAAAGTTTGAGGTATGAAAAATGTCAACAAAATTTCTATAAGAACAATGTGAAATAATTCAGCCTTTCcaaatcaaatttttttaattgaccagAACTTTCCAGAATTCCAGACTGTCAGACAAATGAACCGTAGACCACACTTGGGCCTGGCCATGTGGCGGCCTCACTTTGGTGAATGGAAACCTGccatcctctgtgctctgtgctCTAGGCTTGCAAGAGTCAAGAACTCACCCTTTGTGCAGAATCTGAAAACCCTGTACTAGTTATTGATGAgcagaatattaaaataattttttttcttcggacttccttggtggtccagtggttgggaatcttctttccaaagcaggggatgcaggttcgattcctgattggggaactcagatcccacgtgccaagggGCGACTAAGTGCacgccccacaactactgagccagcacgctgcgactaagacccaatgcagccaaataaataaataataatttaaaaatttttttcttactatagAATACAATCCTATTGTAGAAAatctgagaaataaagaaaagtctgtatgtaaaaactaagaaaattttaaaaagcaaaagttatACATTACacaaattgagaaataattgcCGTGCATATATACTGGGtaattgcattctttttcatggtaTGGATGTACTAGAATTTGCTTAACAATTCCTCAGCTGTTGAGCatgtgttttccagttttttcacTATGGAAAATGCTATTGCAATTAATGCTGGGAAGTGTCAAAACTAAGTCACACCTTTTCACTTATGGCTTTGTGAGGTGTCAGCATTTCCGCTTCCGGAATGAACTCAGACCCAACTCTGTTAAAGGTCACTCCAGATCTGAGGCTACAGGGTTTCCTGCCTGGGACTAAATTTGAGGGTGAACTTTAAGCACAAAGAATCTGGAAAGAGGACTCCCTGGTGCTCTGgtggctaagaccccacactTCCTGGAGTTTTAGGGGTCTGGGTGCCAACCCTgctctgggaactagatcccacatgccgcagctaagacctaatgaaaccaaataaataaaataaaatttaaaataaatattaaaaaaaaaagaatctgtgaaGAAAATTCAGAAGTTCTTTCTCTAGGAAAAGCAAACTTCTGCATGGGTAAATTGAACGGTAGTCTCAGGAAAGTTGTgatttagttgctcaatcgtgtctgactgtagcctgtcaagcttccctgtccaagggatttcctaggcaagaatactggagtgggttgccatttacttcttcaggggatcttcctgacccagggatagaacccgagtctcctacattggcatggGCCCTATTTTGAGTGTCCTAGTGGGAGACGCAGTTATGTCAAGGACAGTTATCTCCTCCATGGCGACATCTTACAACATTTCTGAAGTTGGAAGTGTTAGATTCAAAGCTTTCAGGACTCTGTAGGGGAGGGTAAGCCGGTGTTGGATAACAGTAACTTGAGACTCCAAGACTCCAGCTTATTTTAAGTCTTAGTCTTTGCGACTCTGAAGGACAGGCCTTTGGGACTGGGACTGAGGCAAACAGAACGTTAAGCTTCCACATTCCAGCTTTTGTTATTCTGCGTTTAAATACCAGCGTAAACTCCAATAACGGCCTCCATCATACGCGAAGGAGAAGATTCAAACTAGCGTGCTCCCAGGCAACTTTATCCTCCCGGCAATGGAGAGAGATAGAAAGGGGTCAATTTGCTAGAAAACTACTGAGGGAAGAGGTTTTCTGGAAACatcacctctttttttaaaactgaagtatagttgatttacatgttCTTTTAGTTTCTGGTAcatggcaaagtgattcacttatatatattcttttttcagattcttttctgttgtaGGTTATTACCagatacttcccaggtggcacagtggtaaagagcccgcctgccaatgcaggagatgtaagagatgtgggttcaatccctgggtagggaagatcccctggagaatgaaatagcaacccaccccattattcttgctcagaaatcccatggacagaggagcctggtgggctacagcgggctcatagggctgcaaagagctggactcgacCGAGCAACTAGGCACACAACCCTGAGCTGCTCTTCATCTGTCAGCTCTTGGCCTCAGCTTTGCATTATACCAATGATATGTAATGGACTGTTTTGGCAAGAACCagctttgggctttcctggtggcccagtggttaagactccgagcttccattgcaggggatgtgggttccatccctgggtcagggaagatcctgcaCG containing:
- the GCNT2 gene encoding N-acetyllactosaminide beta-1,6-N-acetylglucosaminyl-transferase isoform X9, with product MTLKMFKFVVGFMAISVTLSFLYSNNFNLPKHLLVGKIADSSVLAEACDMVVAGKKILGENIPMTPLKDITCQQYLTQNHYIMKPLSKEEAEFPLAYVMVIHKDLDTFQRLFRAVYMPQNVYCVHVDEKATAKFKDAVEQLLSCFPNAFLASKMESVVYAGISRLQADLNCLQDLIDSEVPWKYTINTCGQDFPLKTNREIIQHLKGFKGKNITPGVLPPPHIIRRTKYRHLEQRYSLFSFMLWTWIRKMPPPHNLTIYFGSAYVALTREFVNFVLRDQRALDLLEWSRDTYSPDEHFWVTLNRIPGVPGSMPNASWAGDLRAVKWLDMEDKHGGCHGHYVHDICIYGNGDLKWLINSSSLFANKFELTAYPLTVECLELRLRERTLNQSEIAIQPSWHF
- the GCNT2 gene encoding N-acetyllactosaminide beta-1,6-N-acetylglucosaminyl-transferase isoform X4 — its product is MTLKMFKFVVGFMAISVTLSFLYSNNFNLPKHLLVGKIADSSVLAEACDMVVAGKKILGENIPMTPLKDITCQQYLTQNHYIMKPLSKEEAEFPLAYVMVIHKDLDTFQRLFRAVYMPQNVYCVHVDEKATAKFKDAVEQLLSCFPNAFLASKMESVVYAGISRLQADLNCLQDLIDSEVPWKYTINTCGQDFPLKTNREIIQHLKGFKGKNITPGVLPPPHIIRRTKYRHLEQRYSLFSFMLWTWIRKMPPPHNLTIYFGSAYVALTREFVNFVLRDQRALDLLEWSRDTYSPDEHFWVTLNRIPGVPGSMPNASWAGDLRAVKWLDMEDKHGGCHGDLPDPGMELESPALEGGFFPRATKKLDVISAGTHVIQHTSRNEHAGNIYLHYILSRICIYTHNPVPSWENFLNKNKTRHNEYDSWVA